In a genomic window of Corvus hawaiiensis isolate bCorHaw1 chromosome Z, bCorHaw1.pri.cur, whole genome shotgun sequence:
- the IER3IP1 gene encoding immediate early response 3-interacting protein 1, with translation MAFTLYSLLQASLLIVNAVAVLHEERFLRHVGWGSDQGIGGFGEEPGIKAQLTNLIRSIRTVMRVPLIALNSITIILLLLFG, from the exons ATGGCGTTCACGCTCTACTCGCTGCTGCAGGCCTCGCTCCTCATCGTCAACGCCGTGGCCGTGCTGCACGAGGAGCGCTTCCTCCGCCACG TTGGCTGGGGAAGCGATCAAGGGATCGGAGGATTTGGAGAGGAACCAGGAATTAAAGCACAGCTGACAAACCTTATTCGATCGATACGAACTGTTATGAGAG tgCCATTAATAGCCCTGAACTCCATCACAATCATTCTCCTCCTGTTGTTTGGTTGA